The genomic DNA CGATCTGTTGCGGAATGCAAGGGATCTCTACGCGCCCTCGATGTCATATTTTGGGTCACCCTTTCACCAAAACAGGACCATAACACAGAACTGCACGTAAATTTTATAACGCATCCCCATGAACCACAACGGTTTTGGCTATGAAATCGCGTATTTCGGATCACTTCTGCGCTGCATCTATCTATTTCGTTTTGTTTTCCACCTTGCTGCTACCTACAGCGCAGGTAAGTGCCCAATCAACGGATGCCCCAGCTTCACCTGTCCAGCTTGATATCGACAATCCTCGCAGTCCGGATTGGGCAGTTTTTCATTCTGCTACGCATACCCTTCTGCCACTTGTTATCGGTTATACGGCTTTCAGCGAAAACAGCCAGGAGAACACCCGACTGGCAATTTATGCGTATAGCCTGATTATTGGCCCAAGTACGGGTTATTTCTATGGCCGGGACACGGGGCGTGCATTTGCCGGCATCATGGCGCGCACAATTGGTTTTGGGACGATTGCTGTCGGAAGCGCCGTGTTTATTGACAATTTATACGAAGGAAATAGAGCAAAAGGACTCCTAGCAATCGGCTTATGGCTGGGCGGCGGCGGTCTGGCACTCTATAGTATCATTTCTGATATGAACGGACTCAAACGTGTTGTCCGTGAGCGCAACGCATTCTACGCCAACCGCGGCAACCTTAGTATGACACCGATATACGCCGGCAAAAAAGGCGGATACGGCGTGGCTTTGCGGCTCACCCTTTAGCGGCATACATGCTTCACGTACTCGTTCGACTGACAGTTAAAGACTTCGCCGCCCTTGCACAATTTGAGCAACGGGCCGCGCAGCTTATGACCAACTACGGTGGACAAATCGTTGCCGCATTTGAAACGGCCCATAATGATGATGGCACGGGTGAGGAAGTACACCTCCTTACCTTTCCCGATGAAGCTGCATTTAATGCTTATCGGCAGGAGCCGGCGCTTGGTACGCTTGCTGCCTTGCGTGAGCAGGCCATCGCGCATACTGAGGTTAGCGTGTCGGTTGGTGTGAAACAGTATGGGTAGCGGGTGTGCTGGCCGTCAGGGAGATAGGGGTTGAGCAGTGCGTTCCTGGTGCTTGCCTTGCTGTAGTGTCATACACAGATCCTTCGGGATCAGGATGACAAACGTGAAGCAGCGCGCCATTCCCCAATCAACATCCCCCAATCAGCGATCTCCCGCCTTATCCTGCGAACGCTGGCCGCGATACTTGCTGTAAAAAGACAAGTCTCCTATGAAGCGTATTTCCTCTTGTACACTCCTGCTCATTGTCCTGCTAACTGTGGGATGTGCGGCGACCTTTGTGCCGCGCAGCTACGACGTACCCGAACAGCACCAATTACCGGCTTTTGCGTTCACCCGGCTCACACAGGCACACGCTGCCATGGACTATGAGGCTGTTATGGAGAGCCGGCACGAATTACGTTTGCTCTTTGGCGGGGACTGGCCAGCGGATTCGTTTTCGTTGGAAGAGAATATGGCTGATCTTGCACTACACGAATCGCTCTTCAGCGAACGGACGTCATTCACCTACACCATTGTCAACAGCAACGGCAGCCGGGTACTCGGCTGCATGTACATCAACCCTACTGATAGCGCTGGGTATGAAGCGCAGGTTCATCTTTGGGTGCGTACAAGCGAAGCACATCAGGCTGCAGCGATTCGAAACAGCGCGGTAGCCTGGCTGGATGACAATTGGCCTTTTGACCGCGTTTTGTACCATTGGTAATCCGATCACTTCGTAGTATGTTTACTCCCGAGCAACGCAAAACGGACCATTGAGCCTGCCGGCATGCCAGACTTCTACTGCGACCAGGTACTTAGCGGCAAATTACAGGTGGACGTAATTTTTGAGTCAGACCTCGTGCTGGCTTTCCACCACACCCGGCCCTTCTTCGAGCACCATGTCGTAATCATCCCCAAGGCACACATTAATTCACTAAGCGAGCCAGATGCTGTCGATGCAACGCTGGCGTATGCCTTTCTATCTGCCATACAACACGTAACAGCACAGCTTGAAGCAACAACTGGGGGCTGCCGGGTCAGCAGCAATGTGGGCGATTATCAATCCACAAAACACCTGCACTGGTACGTCCACGCCGGCAAACGCTTGCGGCACGAAGATGGTACAGTCATCGACCACTAAACGGCAACCCCATGCAAGCCTACTACGAGAAACGGCAACCTGAATACGAAGCCATCTACCAAAAACCTGAGCGGCAGGAGGATTTGTTGTGGCTCTGCGATGCGCTTTCCCCCCACGTCAGAAGGCGGCGCGTTCTTGAACTCGCCTGTGGAACGGGCTATTGGACCCGGCGGATGAAGCATGACGCCACCAGCATTCACGCGACGGATATTTCAGCCCAACTCGCTGAAGCCGCTGTGATGAGTTGCGACCATGCAAGCGTTACCGGCGACACACTCGATGCGTTTAATCTACCCGACAACCTTGATTTTGATTGTGTTGTAGCCGGCTTTCTGTATTCACATATCCTCATTGAGCAACGTGCTTCTTTTCTTAAAGGGCTAACCGCCTCTCTACCCATCGATACAACCCTGCTTCTGTACGACAACAAGTACGTGCCGGGCAGCAGTACACCGATTTCCCGAACAACGCCAACCGGCGATACCTATCAGCGCCGCAAGTTGAAAGATGGCAGCCAGCATGAAGTCCTCAAAAACTTCCCAACAAAAAAAGAGCTGCAGACAACGCTGCAGCCCTTTTGTAATGATGTTGTTGTGCTGGAAAGCACGTATTTCTGGTTTGCAACCGGCAAGCTACGCGGCTAACCCACCACCTCTGCCCCAGAGAACTCATGGACGGCATCGATAAACGCGCCGGCGTGTTCTGGATCGTGGCTCGGCAACATGCCATGGCCAAGGTTAGCAATGTGCGGACCGTCTCCAAACGCTTCGATCATTTTCCTGACCTCATCCCGAATACGGTCTTTCGGCGCAAACAGCAGGCAAGGATCCAGATTACCCTGCAGCGTTTTGTTGCCTACGCGACGGCGTGCTTCGCGCGGATCCATGGTCCAGTCCAGCCCGATTACATCGTAAGATGTAGCGGCGAGGTCTTCCAGCGCATAGTAAGCGCCTTTAGCAAACACCGTTTTGGGTACGTCAGGACGCGCAGCCTGCAAGCCGTCTGCTATTTGCTTCAAATATGGCAACGCAAATTCGTCAAAGTCTTCTGGTGAAAGCAGGCCGGCCCAAGAGTCGAATACCTGGATCAACTGGGCGCCGGCATCCACCTGTGCAATCACATACTCAATCAGCAAATCGGTAATAGACTGCAGCAGCTTGTGGCTCGCTTCGGGATAGCGGAATAGCCACGTTTTAGACTCTGCAAACGACTTGCTTCCGCCTCCTTCAATCATGTACGCCATCAGGGTCCATGGTGCACCACAGAATCCGATGAGCGGAACGCGGCCGTTGAGGGTTTTACGTGTCAGCGTGAGTGCATCAAACACATAACCCAGCGCTTCCTGCACGTCTGGCGTCTCAAGACGCTCGAGGTCGTCCGGTGTACGCAGCGGTGCAGGGAAAACAGGGCCACGGCCCTTGATCATCAGGCATTCCATCCCCATTGCCTGGGGAATAACCAGGATGTCGGAAAAGATAATTGCTGCATCAAGCGGAAAACGCTCGATGGGCTGGAGGGTGATTTCGGTAGCCAGTTCAGGCGTACGAACGACAGTAAAGAATTCTTCCATGGCGCGTTTTGCGCGGTATTCAGGCAAGTACCGGCCGGCCTGCCGCATAATCCATACGGGCGTATAGTCGGTAGCCTGTCCGCGTGCTGCGCGCAACAGGGTGTCATTCTGAAGTTCGGGGAAATTATGAGGCATCGTTACGTTACTTATTACTAATGCGTTAAGCATGTTTATAGAAAGAAGGGATCAACTTGTTTTACCTTGAGCGGTATAACAGCGCTGATTTACCAGTCCATCACACACATTTTAAACCCTGCATTTTGCAAGAGACTACTGAAACGTCTTCCGAGATCCCGTACCGTGCAGAACTCCTTCGAAAATCATTACACCTGCTTGCACTGGTGATTCCAGCGAGCATGTTGTATCTGGGTAAAACAACGTCTTTACTTATACTCGTTCCGTTTTGCGGACTGGCGATTTTCACAGAAGCTGCACGCGTCAGATTTCAGACTGTGGCAGACATAGTAGAGATGATTTTCGGGCGCATGATGCGTAATCATGAGCGGCCTAAAATTGGAGATGCAGTTGTAATCAATGGCGCCACCTGGGTTTTGTTGACTGCAACACTCCTTGTAGTCATCTTTCCTGTAGATGTTGCGGCCATCTCAATGATTATGTTTATGATAGGCGATGCAGCGGCAGCGCTTGTCGGCCGGCGCTTTGGTAAAATCCGCTGGCTCAACAGCACAAAAACGGTTGAGGGATCCCTCAGTTTTTTTATTGTTGCCGCTGGTATTTTGATGCTGTTCGACTTGCTTCCGCTCCCCTACAGCATGGGTATTGCAGCCTTTGCAACCCTGCTCGAATTGCTCCCGCTGCGCCTCAATGACAACCTTTATGTCCCGCTCCTCACCGCCGGCATGATGTATTGCCTGATGCGCTTCTTGTTGCTACAGGATGTCACACTATTTTTCTAACTATCAATTTGTGCCAATTCAGGTGCAACCCTTGTACGGCAAACAAATACAAGTACCCTGTCAAGCTTGCAGGAGCAAAGCAGATCCACCGCTACCGCAAAAGGAAGTACACCATTAAAGGGAAATTAGCAGTTACGTGACATGGGAGAAGGTGCAATTACCAAATTTATGAGCCTGGATGCTTTTCCTCAGCCGGAAATCATCCAGTTACAGTATCCTGTTGTATTGATGCACGGGTTTGGCATGGCCGGCTCATTCAGGCGCAGTGGTCACATGCACGACCTTGCCATGCACCTGCGTGCCCGTGGGGTACTCGCATACGCGCCCAACGTACCGCCTTACAATCCCGTCCCTGTGCGCGCCTCAATATGGCAGGAACGCCTCGCTTATGCGTTGCATGAAACCGGCGCTGAAAAGGTTAACCTTATCGCCCATTCTATGGGTGGGCTCGATGCGCGCTACATGATTTCTGTCAATGGTTGGCACGACCGGGTGGCCTCACTCACCACCATTGCGGCACCCCACCATGG from Bacteroidota bacterium includes the following:
- a CDS encoding GNAT family N-acetyltransferase: MKRISSCTLLLIVLLTVGCAATFVPRSYDVPEQHQLPAFAFTRLTQAHAAMDYEAVMESRHELRLLFGGDWPADSFSLEENMADLALHESLFSERTSFTYTIVNSNGSRVLGCMYINPTDSAGYEAQVHLWVRTSEAHQAAAIRNSAVAWLDDNWPFDRVLYHW
- a CDS encoding class I SAM-dependent methyltransferase; translated protein: MQAYYEKRQPEYEAIYQKPERQEDLLWLCDALSPHVRRRRVLELACGTGYWTRRMKHDATSIHATDISAQLAEAAVMSCDHASVTGDTLDAFNLPDNLDFDCVVAGFLYSHILIEQRASFLKGLTASLPIDTTLLLYDNKYVPGSSTPISRTTPTGDTYQRRKLKDGSQHEVLKNFPTKKELQTTLQPFCNDVVVLESTYFWFATGKLRG
- a CDS encoding phosphatidate cytidylyltransferase, which translates into the protein MQETTETSSEIPYRAELLRKSLHLLALVIPASMLYLGKTTSLLILVPFCGLAIFTEAARVRFQTVADIVEMIFGRMMRNHERPKIGDAVVINGATWVLLTATLLVVIFPVDVAAISMIMFMIGDAAAALVGRRFGKIRWLNSTKTVEGSLSFFIVAAGILMLFDLLPLPYSMGIAAFATLLELLPLRLNDNLYVPLLTAGMMYCLMRFLLLQDVTLFF
- a CDS encoding HIT domain-containing protein, with product MPDFYCDQVLSGKLQVDVIFESDLVLAFHHTRPFFEHHVVIIPKAHINSLSEPDAVDATLAYAFLSAIQHVTAQLEATTGGCRVSSNVGDYQSTKHLHWYVHAGKRLRHEDGTVIDH
- the hemE gene encoding uroporphyrinogen decarboxylase, encoding MPHNFPELQNDTLLRAARGQATDYTPVWIMRQAGRYLPEYRAKRAMEEFFTVVRTPELATEITLQPIERFPLDAAIIFSDILVIPQAMGMECLMIKGRGPVFPAPLRTPDDLERLETPDVQEALGYVFDALTLTRKTLNGRVPLIGFCGAPWTLMAYMIEGGGSKSFAESKTWLFRYPEASHKLLQSITDLLIEYVIAQVDAGAQLIQVFDSWAGLLSPEDFDEFALPYLKQIADGLQAARPDVPKTVFAKGAYYALEDLAATSYDVIGLDWTMDPREARRRVGNKTLQGNLDPCLLFAPKDRIRDEVRKMIEAFGDGPHIANLGHGMLPSHDPEHAGAFIDAVHEFSGAEVVG
- a CDS encoding DUF1330 domain-containing protein; the encoded protein is MLHVLVRLTVKDFAALAQFEQRAAQLMTNYGGQIVAAFETAHNDDGTGEEVHLLTFPDEAAFNAYRQEPALGTLAALREQAIAHTEVSVSVGVKQYG